The sequence GACGCCGATCAGGATCGGATGCAGGAAGGTCGAGGCCATCTGCGGGATGAGGTTGTTGACGTCGCCGCCGGCCGGAGCCAGGCCCAGGTACAGCGCCATCACGCCGAGCATGCCGATGCCGATGATGGTGGCACCGTAGCCGACGGTCGCCGTCACGAAGGTCCGCTTGATCAGGTCCTCGCGGACCGCGAACAGCCGCTGGGCGATGGTCTGGTTGCCGATCGCGTACGCGAGCACGGCGGCGATATACGGAGCGCCCTGGTTCAGGAAGGCGTCGCTGGAGAAGAAGTTGGACTGCTGCGGCGTGAGGTTCTGCGCGCCCTGCTGGAACATGTCGGGACCGCCCGCAGCGAAGAAGACTGCGGGAATAATAACGACGACGGCGCCGAGCATCGCCACGACCTGGGCGAAATCGGTGAGCACCGAGGCCCTGAACCCGGACCACAGGGTGTAAAGCAGCACGCCGGCGGCGATCACGATGATGCCCTGGCTGAAGCTGAAGGGCGAGAGCAGCGCGATCAGCGCGCCGCCCGCGATGAAGTTGGAGGTGAGGCTGATCAGGCTGCCGACGATGTTGGAGCCGGCCAGCATCAGCTGGCTGGAGCGGCCGTGCCGCGCATACATGACCTCGGCAAGGGTGTGGGCCTTAGGGGCGACTTTGCGGATGCGCCGGCCGAAGGGGTAGATGAACAGGATCATCAGTGCGCCCCAGAGTCCGTAGTGGATCGGCCCGGAGATCCCATAGGTGTAGCCGGCGGTGGCCGACGCGTACATGGACGAAGCCCAGATCCAGGTCGCCGTCATGCTGGCCGCGGAGACGCCGAATCCGATCTTATTGCCGGCGGTCATGTAGCCGTCGGCGTTTTCCTTCTTCTTCCCGATGAGAGCGGACATCAGGAGCGTGCCGCCGTAAAACAGCACTAGCAGCAGGATCACAGTCCAACCGCTGAGTTGGTAGAAATCTGCGCCCGGTGGCGTCATTCTCTTTCCTCTCGGTCCTGGACGGCTCGCCGGTCACCGCCCAAATCAGTGCGCGCCGGCCAGAGGGGCCGATTTGCCAAGCGTTGTCCCGTGCGGCCCGTCGTCGGGCCGCGGACAGTGTTCAGAATCCGGCGATGGATTCCAGGCGCGCGATCCTGCCCGGCACTCACAGCCGGGCCCACCACAAGCCGCTTGTCGTGCGGCATAAAAAAGGCGGCCGGACGTGTCTCCGGCCCGCAGTGCAGGAAGCGGCTGATCTTCAGCCGGCTTCAGGATCAGGATGCTTATCGCGCCCGGAAACCGGCGGCGTCAAGGCCGCCCAGGTTGCCCGAGGCAAGCATCGGTCGGGACCTAGCCTACCATCAGCGGCCTGCAGGGCTTTGGCCACCGGCCGTGCTGGGCAGGTAGGCGGGCGCTCCCGTGCCGATTTGCAGGATGCGCTCCAGCACCGCGGCGGCCGTCATATTCTCGCCCAGCCGGTTCGGTTTTCCGGTGCCGTGGTAGTCGCTGGACCCCGTCATCAGCAATCCCCGCTCGGCGGCCAGCCTCCGCAGCCAGGCCCTGCCTTCCGCCGGATTGTCCCGGTGGTCCACCTCCACGCCGTCGAGGCCCGCATCGATCATCTGGTGGAAGACGTCCTCGCCGACAACCCGGCCTCGCCCCGAAGCGACCGGGTGCGCGAACACGGCCGCTCCCCCGGCCTCTTTGACCAGTTCGACGGCGTGCGCCGGGTCGGGTGCATAGTGGGTGACGTAGTAGCGCGAATGCGACGTGAGGATGTTGCTGAAGGCCTCGGTCCGGTCCGAGACCACCCCGGCCGCCACCAGGGCATCGGCGATGTGCGGCCGGCCGACGGTTGCCTCATGGGCCGTCTGGGCGGTGACGTCCGCCCAGGTGATCGGGAAATCCTCCGCGAGCAGCTCGACCATGCGTTCGGCCCGGGTCAGCCGCGCCTTGCGTGCCTTGCCGATCTCCTCCAGCAGCCCGGGGTGGGTCGGATCATGCAGGTAGGCCAGGACGTGGACGCTGATGCCTTCCCTGCTGCGGCAGGAGATCTCCATGCCCGGCACCAGCCCGATGCGCAGGTCCCGGGCCGCGGCCAGCGCCGGCGCCCAGCCGGCGGTGGTGTCATGGTCGGTCAGCGCCACGACGTCCAGGCCGGCGTCGGCGGCCGCGCGCACCAGGTCTGCCGGAGACTCCGTGCCGTCCGAGGCCGTGGAGTGGGCATGCAGGTCGATCTTCATCCCCCCAATCTACCCGCGGCGCGGGCGCGGCCGCAGGCCTTGCGGGCCCTCCGAGGCTGTTTGGCAGCGCTTGGCGCCGATGAGACGATGGATTGGTGAGTACAGACGCCAACGACAGCACCGTACAGCCGGCCTCGGAGGGCCAGCCGCTCGAGGAACGCGGGAACAACCGCTCCCAGCGGCCGGAATCCCAGGCCTTCAAGGACTTCATGGCCGGGCAGTGGGCTCCGGACACCTCCGCTCCCCCCGCGAAGGCGGAGGTCGCGCCCTTTGCCGCGCGCCGCCGTCGTACCCTTTCCCTCAGGTTCCCGGGCGAACGACTGGTCATTCCGGCCGGTCCGCTGAAAGTCCGGTCCAACGACACCGACTACCGGTTCCGCCCGCATTCGGCGTTCGCCCACCTGACCGGGCTCGGCCTGGACCACGAACCGGATGCCGTCCTGGTGATGGAACCCGCCCCTGAAGGGCAGGGGGACGACGGCGGCAATCACCATGCCACCCTCTACTTCCGTCCGCTCGCGGGCCGGGACACGCCCGATTTCTACGCCGACGCCCGCTACGGCGAGTTCTGGATCGGCCCGCGGCCGACGCTGGATCAGCTGCAGAAGCAGCTCGACATCGAGACGCGGGAGCTCGGCGAGCTCGAGGTGGCGATCACCAAGGACGCCGGCGTGGTCGGTATCGGCGGCATGCGTATCCGGCTACTGCGCGAAGTGGACTTCAACGTCGACGCCCTCGTCGACACGTCCCGGATCAACACCGGCGTGGACCTGGAGGAGTCCGATAACCTGGACGCCCTGCTGGCCGAGGCCCTGTCCGAGCTTCGCCTGGTCAAGGACGAGTGGGAGGTCGGCGAGCTGAAGAAGTCAGTCGCGGCCACCGTCAACGGGTTCCACGAAGTCGTCAAGGTGCTGCCCCGGGCCATCACCCATGACCGCGGCGAACGCGTCGTCGAGGGCGCCTTCTTCGCCAGGGCGCGCGAAGAAGGCAACGACCTGGGCTACGACACCATCGCCGCCGCCGGCAACAACGCGACGATCCTGCACTGGATCCCCAACAACGGCCAGGTGAAGTCCGGCGACCTGCTGCTGCTCGACGCCGGGGTCGAGGCGGACTCGCTGTACACCGCCGACGTCACGCGGACCCTTCCGGTCAACGGCAAGTTCACCGACGTGCAGCGCCGGATCTACCAGGCCGTGCTGGACGCCGCGGATGCCGGCTTCGCCGCTGCCCAGCCCGGCGCCAAGTTCCGCGATGTCCACAAGGCCGCCGTGACCGTGCTGGCCGAGCGGCTGGATGAGTGGGGCCTGCTCCCGGTTCCGCTGGCAGAGGCACTCGCCGAGGGCGGCCAGCACCACCGGCGGTGGATGCCGCACGGCACGAGCCACCACCTGGGCCTCGATGTCCACGACTGTGCCCAGGCGAAGCGCGAGCTCTATCTCGACGGCGTCCTGACCGAGGGCATGGTGTTCACGATCGAACCGGGCCTCTACTTCAAGCAGGAGGACCTGGCCGTGCCGGAGGAATACCGCGGCATCGGCGTGCGGATCGAGGACGACGTGCTCATGACGGCGGACGGACCGGTCAGCCTCAGTGCTGCCCTACCGCGGGAGCCGGACGAGGTCGAGTCCTGGATGGCGGGCATCTACAGCCCCTCGGGCGAGTAGGGCAGTCAGTACATAGCGAAGCCGGGGAAACCGTCGGTCGACGGTTCCCCGGCTTCTGCGCTGGACGCGCCTGCCGCGGGCTGGCTAGCGTTGCTCGTCGCCTTCGCGACGGCCCTGCTCCGGATCGGCTGCCGGCGCCCCCGGCTGGCCCGGCTGCTGCTCCTGCTCCGGCGGGAGGCGGACGCCGTACTGCGGCCGCCCGTCCGGCAGGTCGGGGAAGCGGCCGCGGACCGGGGCCCCGGGTTCGGTTTCGGGACCCGCCGGCGGCTGCTGCTGGCCCTGCTCCTGTTCGGTGGAGCCGGAGGCGTACGGATCCTGGCCCCACTGGGCCGGCCGCTGCGGCTGCTGCTGCGGCTGCGGCCGCTGCGGCTGCGGCTGCTCCGGTTGCACGTAACGGCCCTGCTCCGCCCCGGGGTGCAGGGCGTGGCCGGGCATGGACAGCTGGCTGGCCACCCGGCGCGCCTCGAAGATCATGTCGCCGGTCACCACCACGTCGTAGCTGGTCGCGATGATCTGGTTGGTGGAGGTGAAGTCCCGCTTTCCCCTCGTGAAGGCATAGCTGATCACGCTGAACAGGATCCAGAACGCGGCGCCCATGGCCATCGAGGAGAGCACCAGCCCGAAGGTCTGGCCCCCGCCGAAGAGCATCAGCAGCAGGCCCACGAAGAGGCCGAACCAAGCGCCGGTCGCCGCCCCGGTCAGCGCCACGCGGGGGTAGCTCAGCTTGCCCGTCACTCGTTCGACGGACTTCAGGTCGTTGCCGATGATGGAGACGTGCTGGACCGGGAACTCCTCATCCGCCAGGAAGTCCACCACCTTCTGGGCATCCAGGTACGTGCGGTAGTTGCCTAGCAGCTCGCCCTGGGGCAGTTGCTGGCTGGGGTCACGGGATTCGCTACGGCCAAGCATCGACATAACCCCATTCTCCCCTACCAGCGGGTACTGCGCCGGTGGTATCGCCCAAAGTGAACTTGCCGGCGGCTCCACCCGGCCCCGGCGGGCGCCGTCGGGCGCGACCACGTAGCCTAAGGGAGTGAGCACAAATCCCACCAGAGTCTTCATCGCCAGGCTGCTCGGCCTGGATGTCTTCGACCCGCTGGGCGACCGCTTGGGACGCCTGCGCGACGCCGTCGCGCTGGAACGCGGCGGCAAGGCGCCCCAGGTCGTCGGCATCGTCGTCGAGGTGCCCGGGAAGAAGCGCGTCTTCGTACCGATGACCCGGATCACGTCCATTGATGCAGGGCAGATCATCTGCACCGGGCTGGTCAACCTGCGCCGCTTCGAGCAGCGCGGCGCCGAGATCCTCATGGTCGCCGAGATGTTCGACCGCCGCGTCACGCTCGCGGATGGCACGGGGGACGCCACCATCGAGGACATCGCGATGGAGAAATCCCGCATTGGCGACTGGTTCGTCTCCCAGTTGTTCGTCCGCCGCGGCTACTCGTCCTCGCCGCTGCGGAGCCTGCGCCGGAACGAAACGCTCATCGTGGACTGGAACGATGCCCGCCCGGGAGCCAAAAACGAGCCGCAGGCAGCCACCGCCTTCGTCGCCAGCCACGAGGACATGAAACCTGCGGATTTCGCTGACGCGCTGCATGAGATGAGCGACAAGCGCCGCATCGAAATCGCCACCGAACTACAGGACAAACGCCTGGCGGACGTCCTGCAGGAGCTCCCGGATGACGATCAGGTCCAGATCCTCTCCGCCCTGGAAATCGAACGCGCCGCCGACGTCCTGGAGGAAATGGACCCGGATGACGCGGCCGACCTGCTGGCGGAACTGCCGGAGGAGCAGAAGGAAGACCTGCTGCAGCGGATGGAACCGGAAGAAGCCGAGGACGTCCGCCGCCTGATGGAGTACGAGGAGGACACGGCCGGCTCGATGATGACGCCGGTTCCCGTCATCCTGCCGCCGGAAGCCACCGTGGCCGAGGCCCTGGCCCACGTGCGCCGGGAAGAACTCAGTCCGGCCCTGGCCTCGGCCATTTTTGTCTGCCGTCCCCCGCTGGAGACGCCCACGGGACGCTATCTCGGCGTCGTCCATATCCAGCAGTTGCTGCGTTTCCCGCCGCCGGAGGCCCTCGGCAACATCGTGGACACGGACCTTGAACCCGTCTCCGACCAGGCGGACATCAGCGAGGTGGCCCGCATGCTGGCCACCTACAACCTCAACGCGCTCGGCGTCGTGAATGAAGACGGCAGGCTGGTAGGCGCCGTCACCGTCGACGACGTCCTGGACCATCTGCTCCCGGACGACTGGCGGGCCCAGGATGACACGGACGAGCTGATGCGGAAGGCAGGACGCAATGGCTGAAAAGCAGAACAGCACCAGTGGACTGGATGTCCCCCGCGAGGCACGGCAGCGGCTGCTGCCGCGCCTGAAGCCCAACCCCGACGCCTTCGGCCATGCAACCGAGAGCTTCGCGCGCTTCATGGGCACCCCCCAGTTCCTGATGTGGATGAGCGTGTTCTGCCTGATCTGGCTGCTGTGGAACACCTTCGGGCCGGAGTCGCTGCGCTTCGATAGCGCCGCGCTGGGCTTCACCGCCCTGACCCTGATGCTCTCGCTGCAGGCGTCGTATGCCGCTCCCCTGCTGCTGCTGGCCCAGAACCGCCAGGACGACCGGGACAAGGTCACCCTGCAGCAGGACCGCCAGCGGGCCGAGCGGAACCTTTCCGACACCGAGTACCTCACCCGGGAGCTGGCCTCGCTGCGCATCACGCTTCGCGAAGTGGCCACCCGCGACTTTGTCCGAAGCGAACTGCGCACGGTGCTGGAGGAACTGCTCGAATCGCAGGAGAAGGACGACCGCCAGCGGAGGCGGAAGAAGAAGGTTTCCGACGCGACGTCCTCGCTGCCGCGGGTCTCGGCGGAGGCCGAAAGCACATCGGAGAACTAGGACATGACTGACCAGACTGCCAGCCTGGAGGCGGTGCGCCGTGCGTTGGACACCGTGATCGACCCTGAGCTGCGCCGCCCGATCACCGAACTCGGCATGCTCAAGGACGTGGCCATTGACGACGGCGGCAATGTCACCGTCGAAGTGCTGCTCACGATCGTGGGCTGTCCCCTGCGCGGCACCATCACCGAGGACGTTCGCCGCGCGCTGGAGCCGCTGGCCGGCGTGGCGGAGGTCACGGTGCTGATGGATGTCATGACCCCCGCCCAGCGCAACGAGCTCAAGGACCGGCTGCAGGCGGGCGGCCGGGGCAATCCGTTCGCGGACCCTGCCTCGCTGACGCGGATCTATGCCGTCGCCAGCGGCAAGGGCGGCGTCGGAAAGTCCAGCGTCACCGTCAACCTCGCCTGCGCCATGGCGGCGCAGGGGCTGCGGGTAGGCATCGTCGACGCCGACGTCTATGGCTTCTCGGTCCCCGGGCTGATGGGCATCACCCAAGCCCCCACGCAGGTGGACGAAATGATCCTGCCGCCGGTGGCTCACGGTGTGAAGGTCATCTCCATCGGCATGTTCGTCACCGGCAACCAGCCCGTCGCCTGGCGCGGGCCGATGCTGCACCGGGCGCTGGAACAGTTCCTGACCGACGTGTACTTCGGTGACCTGGATGCGCTCTTCCTGGACCTGCCGCCGGGCACCGGGGACGTGGCCATCTCCGTCGCGCAACTGCTTCCGGCCTCGCGCCTGCTGGTCGTCACGACGCCGCAGAGCGCCGCGGCCGACGTGGCCGAACGGGCGGGTTCCATGGCCACGCAGACCGGCCAGCAGGTGGCAGGCGTGATCGAAAACATGTCCTGGCTGGAGCTGGCCGACGGAAGCCGGCTCGAGGTCTTCGGCACCGGCGGAGGCCGCACGCTCGCCGACCGGCTGAGCGCGTCGCTCGGCACGGAGATTCCGCTGCTGGGACAGGTGCCGCTGGAGCAGAGGCTGCGCGAAGGCGGAGACAACGGGCTGCCGATCGTGCTTGACGACGGCGGGGCCGGACGTTCGCCGGCGGCCGTGGCCCTGAGATCCATCGCCGAGGGCCTTGCGGCCACCCCGCGAGGCCTCGCCGGGAGGTCGCTGGGGATCGCTCCGGCCTAGGTCGCCTCGATGTCGAACGGCGCGGGTTGGCCCGGCTCCAGCCGCTCCGCGGCGGCTTGGGTCGGGCGGGAAACGGCCTTGACCGCAGTACCGGCGGCGCCCGCGGCGGTCGCTCCGGCAGCCGCCGTCGGAAGGTCCTCATCATCGAGCAATGCTTCCTTGATGATGCGCCGCGGGTCATACTGCCGCGGATCCAGCTTCCGCCAGTCCATGTCCACGATCTCGTCGCCGACTTCCTCGCGCAGCTGCTCTTTCGCGCCGGCCGCCATCCGGCGAACCTGCTTGACGAGCCGGGCAAGCTGCGCCGCATACTCGGGCAGACGCTCGGGACCGAGCACTATAACGGCGATCACCGCAAGGATGACCAGTTCCGTTCCGTTAATTCCGAGCACGATTGAAGATTACCTGTTCGAGCCGCACGGCACCTAGTTGGCACCCTCTGACCGCGCATCCGCGGGCAGGACCATCTTGCCCAGGCCGCGGATGATCCTGCTGACCGGATCGTCCAGCGCGGCGGGCCGCGGCACCGTCAGGCGGGACTTCTCCGCGATGATGACCTGGCCGACCATATCCGGCAGTTCGGACAATGGTGCATCCGACCACATCGTGTAAGTCACG is a genomic window of Arthrobacter sp. Marseille-P9274 containing:
- a CDS encoding Mrp/NBP35 family ATP-binding protein is translated as MTDQTASLEAVRRALDTVIDPELRRPITELGMLKDVAIDDGGNVTVEVLLTIVGCPLRGTITEDVRRALEPLAGVAEVTVLMDVMTPAQRNELKDRLQAGGRGNPFADPASLTRIYAVASGKGGVGKSSVTVNLACAMAAQGLRVGIVDADVYGFSVPGLMGITQAPTQVDEMILPPVAHGVKVISIGMFVTGNQPVAWRGPMLHRALEQFLTDVYFGDLDALFLDLPPGTGDVAISVAQLLPASRLLVVTTPQSAAADVAERAGSMATQTGQQVAGVIENMSWLELADGSRLEVFGTGGGRTLADRLSASLGTEIPLLGQVPLEQRLREGGDNGLPIVLDDGGAGRSPAAVALRSIAEGLAATPRGLAGRSLGIAPA
- a CDS encoding PHP domain-containing protein, with the protein product MKIDLHAHSTASDGTESPADLVRAAADAGLDVVALTDHDTTAGWAPALAAARDLRIGLVPGMEISCRSREGISVHVLAYLHDPTHPGLLEEIGKARKARLTRAERMVELLAEDFPITWADVTAQTAHEATVGRPHIADALVAAGVVSDRTEAFSNILTSHSRYYVTHYAPDPAHAVELVKEAGGAAVFAHPVASGRGRVVGEDVFHQMIDAGLDGVEVDHRDNPAEGRAWLRRLAAERGLLMTGSSDYHGTGKPNRLGENMTAAAVLERILQIGTGAPAYLPSTAGGQSPAGR
- a CDS encoding DUF1003 domain-containing protein; translated protein: MAEKQNSTSGLDVPREARQRLLPRLKPNPDAFGHATESFARFMGTPQFLMWMSVFCLIWLLWNTFGPESLRFDSAALGFTALTLMLSLQASYAAPLLLLAQNRQDDRDKVTLQQDRQRAERNLSDTEYLTRELASLRITLREVATRDFVRSELRTVLEELLESQEKDDRQRRRKKKVSDATSSLPRVSAEAESTSEN
- a CDS encoding sodium:solute symporter family protein → MTPPGADFYQLSGWTVILLLVLFYGGTLLMSALIGKKKENADGYMTAGNKIGFGVSAASMTATWIWASSMYASATAGYTYGISGPIHYGLWGALMILFIYPFGRRIRKVAPKAHTLAEVMYARHGRSSQLMLAGSNIVGSLISLTSNFIAGGALIALLSPFSFSQGIIVIAAGVLLYTLWSGFRASVLTDFAQVVAMLGAVVVIIPAVFFAAGGPDMFQQGAQNLTPQQSNFFSSDAFLNQGAPYIAAVLAYAIGNQTIAQRLFAVREDLIKRTFVTATVGYGATIIGIGMLGVMALYLGLAPAGGDVNNLIPQMASTFLHPILIGVFLIMIIGALSSTADSDLAALSSIMMADVYGQNVAGTKKANPKTMLLVGRITMIVATAAALYFASGQMNILDLLVFVGALWGALVFPVIASFYWEKVTNKAFTVSVLVALAVFIPVRFEWLPMGGALGIITDVVAVIGIGVVLGLMSFGFFGLKAAKIIGALGSLVAAPFAIGFLHDYAVLSGSLVAYAVSTLVCYFMCFRNGNSFDFDLIKQRIGDFDQRVETETVEAAAVQAGK
- a CDS encoding sec-independent translocase, with the protein product MLGINGTELVILAVIAVIVLGPERLPEYAAQLARLVKQVRRMAAGAKEQLREEVGDEIVDMDWRKLDPRQYDPRRIIKEALLDDEDLPTAAAGATAAGAAGTAVKAVSRPTQAAAERLEPGQPAPFDIEAT
- a CDS encoding general stress protein — encoded protein: MSMLGRSESRDPSQQLPQGELLGNYRTYLDAQKVVDFLADEEFPVQHVSIIGNDLKSVERVTGKLSYPRVALTGAATGAWFGLFVGLLLMLFGGGQTFGLVLSSMAMGAAFWILFSVISYAFTRGKRDFTSTNQIIATSYDVVVTGDMIFEARRVASQLSMPGHALHPGAEQGRYVQPEQPQPQRPQPQQQPQRPAQWGQDPYASGSTEQEQGQQQPPAGPETEPGAPVRGRFPDLPDGRPQYGVRLPPEQEQQPGQPGAPAADPEQGRREGDEQR
- a CDS encoding CBS domain-containing protein — encoded protein: MSTNPTRVFIARLLGLDVFDPLGDRLGRLRDAVALERGGKAPQVVGIVVEVPGKKRVFVPMTRITSIDAGQIICTGLVNLRRFEQRGAEILMVAEMFDRRVTLADGTGDATIEDIAMEKSRIGDWFVSQLFVRRGYSSSPLRSLRRNETLIVDWNDARPGAKNEPQAATAFVASHEDMKPADFADALHEMSDKRRIEIATELQDKRLADVLQELPDDDQVQILSALEIERAADVLEEMDPDDAADLLAELPEEQKEDLLQRMEPEEAEDVRRLMEYEEDTAGSMMTPVPVILPPEATVAEALAHVRREELSPALASAIFVCRPPLETPTGRYLGVVHIQQLLRFPPPEALGNIVDTDLEPVSDQADISEVARMLATYNLNALGVVNEDGRLVGAVTVDDVLDHLLPDDWRAQDDTDELMRKAGRNG
- a CDS encoding aminopeptidase P family protein; this translates as MSTDANDSTVQPASEGQPLEERGNNRSQRPESQAFKDFMAGQWAPDTSAPPAKAEVAPFAARRRRTLSLRFPGERLVIPAGPLKVRSNDTDYRFRPHSAFAHLTGLGLDHEPDAVLVMEPAPEGQGDDGGNHHATLYFRPLAGRDTPDFYADARYGEFWIGPRPTLDQLQKQLDIETRELGELEVAITKDAGVVGIGGMRIRLLREVDFNVDALVDTSRINTGVDLEESDNLDALLAEALSELRLVKDEWEVGELKKSVAATVNGFHEVVKVLPRAITHDRGERVVEGAFFARAREEGNDLGYDTIAAAGNNATILHWIPNNGQVKSGDLLLLDAGVEADSLYTADVTRTLPVNGKFTDVQRRIYQAVLDAADAGFAAAQPGAKFRDVHKAAVTVLAERLDEWGLLPVPLAEALAEGGQHHRRWMPHGTSHHLGLDVHDCAQAKRELYLDGVLTEGMVFTIEPGLYFKQEDLAVPEEYRGIGVRIEDDVLMTADGPVSLSAALPREPDEVESWMAGIYSPSGE